The Longimicrobium sp. genomic sequence CCTTCAGCAACTGCTGGATACTTGTTTCCAGCACGAGCATGGGGCACCTCCCTTTCTGGCGATTGGGTGTGGTGCCTCATGCTCTTTCTTTTTTGCCGCGTGTCAACGAAAAGCTATGCTATCAGATCCTTCGGCCTGCAACGCTCTGCGCGGCAACGGGTTGCGGCGTGGCCGGCCTCAGGATGACGTCGTAGGTGTGTGCGCGGCTCTCCCGTGTCCGTGAAGGCCACTCCACAATGGCTACCGTAGACGCATCGGCATCCGGGCAACGCTCCTTGCCTACCCGGCATCAGACGAATCGAGAGACGCATCCAGAGCACGCTCACGCCTCCCAATCTTACGTCCGTAAGCGGAAGATCCTCAATCGTGAAAGAGCTGCATCGGCTGACGGAGCTGCAGGTCCAGGTGCTGGAGGTGCTCTGGACGCGCGGCGAGGCCACGGTGGCCGGGGTGCACGACGCGCTGGAGCCCTCCACCGGCCTGGCGCGGAAGACGATCGGCACGCTGCTCTTCCGGCTGGAGCAGCAGGGCGTCATCGGCCACCGCGAGGACGGCCGCGAGTACGTCTACGCCGCGCGGGTCACGCGCGAGCAGGTGGAACGCGCCACCGTGGGCAGCGTGCTCGGCCGCCTCTTCCGCGGCGACGTGGCCGCGATGGTGAGCCACGCCCTCCGCACCGAGGAGGTGCGGCCGGGCGACGTGGAGCGATTGAAGGAGATGCTGGAGCGCTGGTCCGCCGAACGCGAGGAGCCCTGATGCCGGTCGTCACCTTCGCGCTGGGCCACTGGGTGGGATGGGCGGTCGCGTGGCTCGCCACCTGGCTCCTGCACGGCACCCTCCTCCTCGGCGCCGCGTGGATCGCGTCGCTCGTGGTCCGCTCGCCCGGCGCCCGCGACGCGCTGTGGAAGACCGCGCTCGCCGGCTCGCTGGCGACCGCGACGATCTTCGTCGCCACGAAGCACGGCGTCGCGCCGCCGGCGGCCGAGATCACGCGCCGCGTGCTCGTCGACCGCGCGCACGCGCAGGCACCGCTCCGGACGGCACTCCCTCCACTCCCCGCGCCCGGCCCCGTGGTGCCACCGTGGGCGCCGGAGATCGCGCTGGCGGTGTGGCTCGCGGGCGCGCTGGCCGGCCTCGCGCGGCTGGAGGCGGGCCGCCGCCGCTACTGGCGCGCCGCGGGCGACCGCCACGCCATCGCCGACGCGGAAGCCGCGGACACGCTGCGGCGGCTCCGCGCGGCGGCGCGGGTGAAGCGCACCATCTACCTCACCGCGGCGGACGGGCTCGAGGCGCCGGTGGCCATCGGGTCGGCGGAGATCTGCCTTCCCGCGGCGGCGCTGGCGGCGCTCACTTCGGCCCAGCGCGAGAGCGTCATCGCCCACGAGCTGGGCCACCTCGTGCGCCGCGACCCGCTCTGGAAGGTGGGGATGGAGATCGCCGCGGCCGTGCTCTGGTTCCAGCCGCTCCTCCGCGTCGCGCGGAGTCAGATGGCCGAATCCGCCGAGCTGCTCTGCGACGGCTTCGCGGTGCGCGTCACCGGCCGCCGCCGCCCGCTGGTCGAGGCGCTGGGCGTCCTGGCCGCCGCGTTCCGCCCCCGCGGCGTCGCCGCCGCGGGCTTCGGCGACCGCGGCTCGCCGCTGGTGCGCCGCGCGTCCCGCGTGCTGGACGCCACCCGCGCGCCCGCCCGGCCGCTCCCCGCGATCCTGCGCGGCGCGCTCGCGGCCGCCGCGCTGGCGGGGACGCTCGCCTTCTCCCCCGGCGTCGCACCACCGCCGCCGGGCGACGTCCGCCCCGCGATCCGGCGGCTCGAAGCGGTGGGCGTCGCGCTGAACGCGGGCCGCACGGACGTGGCGCGCATCGCCCCCGGCGGCTTCCTGCGCCTGGACGAGAACCGCGACGGCCGCCGCCGCGAGCTCTCCGTCACCCGCGGCGCGGACGGCCGGGCATTGTACGACTACCGCGAGAACGGCGCGCCCCAGCCCTTCGACGCGCCCGCCCGCCGCTGGATGACCGCCTCGCTCGCCGCCCGCCGATGATCACGAGAACCCCGCGCCGACCGCCGATTCTCCGGACGATGCCGCTCCTCGCACCGGAGATGTCCGCGAAGGCGGACTGCGTGCCGTTGTAGCCGCGACTTCAGTCGCATTTTTCCAATCACCGTAATCTAAGAATCAGCGAATTACCGAATCCCGAGTCTCCATCACGCACCCGAATCTTACGCTCGTAAGACATTCCCCATCACCCGGGCCCTGGCCGATCCGATGAACCGACATCTCCCGCTCCTCCTCTACGCCGCCGCGGCCGCGACGCTGGCGATCCCCGCCGCCGCGCAGCAGCCGTCGCCCACGCCCGTCGCGGCCGTCGCCCCCGTGCCGCCCGCGGAGGCCGTGCGCGCGGTGGACGAGGCGCTCGCCCGCGCCACCGCCGAGGGCCGCTTCTCCGGCGCGGTGCTGATCGCGAAGGATGGGCAGCCCGTCTTCCAGCGCGCCTACGGGATGGCGGACCGCGAGCGGCGCATCGCCAACACGCTTGAGACGCGCTTCAACCTGGGGTCGATGAACAAGATGATGACCGCCGTCGCCATCGCCCAGCTGGTGGCGGAGGGGAAGCTCTCGTTCCAGGACCCGGTGGCGAAGTACATCCCCGGCTTCCCCACCCCCGCGGCGGCGCGGAAGATCCGCATCGAGCACCTGCTGACGCACACCTCGGGGCTCGGCAGCTACTTCAACCCGCGCTTCTTCCGCGAGCGCCCGGCCACCGTCGCGGCCATCCTCGACGTCGCCCGCCAGGACACCGCGCTCGCGTTCGAGCCGGGCACCGGGTGGCGCTACAGCAACACCGGCTTCCTGCTGCTGGGCGCGATCATCGAGAAGGTGACGGGGCAGGACTACTACGACTACGTCCGCGACCACGTCTTCGCCCCCGCGGGGATGACGGCGTCCAGCTGGCCCGCCGCGTCCGAGCCCGGCTGGGCGCGCGAGTACGCTCCCGCGCGCGACGGCGGCGGCACCTTCACGGCCGACGACCAGCGCCGCGGCAGCCCGGCCGGCGGCGGCGTCTCCACGGTGGGCGACCTGCTGCGCTTCTCGCGGGCGCTGCTGTCGGGCCGCCTCGTCCCCGCGCAGTACGTGCAGACGCTCACCACGCCGAAGCCCGAGCTGGGGAGCCGCTCCTACGGCTACGGCTTCGGCGTCACCCCGCGCCCGCTGCGCATCGTCGGCCACAACGGCGGCAAGCCGGGCGTCTTCGCCAACCTCGACCTCTACCCCGAGGCCGGCTACACCACCGTCCTGCTGATGAACCAGGGGGATGGAGAGGTGCAGGGCGATTATGTCGAGCTGCTGCGCGAGGCGGTGCGGCGGATGGCCGGCGTGGCCCCGCCGGCGGCCGACGGCCCGTCCATCCCGCTCCCCGACACCCCCGCCGGCCGCGCCGCCGCCGCGCTGCTCGAAACCATGCGCGGCGGCGACACCGCGGCGATCCGCCGCTTCGTGGCCGAGCGGATGGGCGAGCGCTTCCAGTCGCGCCCGTGGGACCGCACCCTCGCGCTCTTCCGGCGCATGCGCGGCGACTTCGGCAGCGGCCGCGTCGTGGCCGCGCGGGCGACGGACGGCGGCATCCGCGTCACCCTCGCCAGCCCGCGCGGGCGCTTCGACCTGAACCTGGGCGTCGAGCCCGCGCCGCCGCACCGCATCGTCGACCTGTCGGTGGAGGTGTCGGAAGATGGGGATGATGCCGCGCCATCCGCCGCCCCCGCGTCTCCGGCGGCGCCCGCGGCGGCGGGGCCGCTGGATGCGGCGGCGCGGCGCGCGGTGATCGACAGCATCGCCGGCGCGCTGGTGGCGATGTACCCCTCCGCCGACACCGGCCGCGCCATCGGCGACCGCCTGCGCGGCCGCGAGCGCGACGGAGCCTACGCGTCGCTCGCCACCGCCGAGGACTTCGCCCGCGCGGTCACCCAGGACATGCGCGCGCTGAACGGCGACCGGCACCTGGGCCTGGTCCCCGCCGCGCGGGTGCGCGCCGGCCGCATGCGCCCCGACGAGGAGGCGGAGCGCGCGGGCAACTACGGCATCGCCGAGTCACGGGTGATCGGGGGCGACGTGGGATACCTGAAGCTCACCGGCCTCTCCGGCTCGCCCAACGCGCCCGCGCGGCTCGGCGAGGCGCTGCGCGCGATGGGCCCCATCCGCGCGATGATCATCGACCTGCGCGGCGCGCCCGGCGGCAGCGGCCAGATGGCCAACGCGGTGATCAGCCACTTCACCGCACCCAACCTCCCGTCGCTGCGCGTCACCAACCGGATGGAGGGCACCACCGAGGTACGTAACACGCTCGCCGAAGTCCCCGGCCCGCGCCGCACCGACATCCCCGTGTACGTGCTGGTGGACCGCGGCTCGGCCTCCGCGGCCGAGGACGTGCCGTTCGTGCTCCAGAGCCTGGGCCGCGCCACCATCGTGGGTGAGAAGACGGCGGGCGCGGGGCGCAACAACGCCATGGTGCCGGTGGGCCCGGGGCTCGTCGCCTCCGTCTCCTACACCCGCGTGGCCGACGCGCGCACCGGCCGCGAGTGGGAAGTCGTAGGCGTGAAGCCCGACCTCGAGGTGCCGCCCGCCGACGCGCTCGACGCCGCCCTCCGCGCCGCCCGCCAGCGCATCGGCGCGCCTTCGAGGAGATAAAAGAAAATCTCACACGGAAGGAACGGAGGAAACGGAGGAGATCGGCGCATTCCGCTTTTCCTCCGTTCCCTCCGTGTGAGAATCAGGGCGTTGAACGCGCGAGCGGAATCGAGTCACAGAAAACGGCCGTCCCGGGATTCCGGGGCGGCCGCTCGATCTCGAGCTCTCGACGGTAATCTCATATCAGCCAGCGCGGCGACGACGAGCAGGCGCGTTCGACCCTCTGGCTGCCGAATCAGGCGAACGGGCACCGGCCTCACCCTGGACGCGGCCGAGCCCGGCAGCGACGTACGAGAGTGCCAGCGCGTTCAGCGAGGTGCCCTCGATCTCCGCGCGCTGGGCCAGTTCCGCGTGAAGCGAGCGAGGAAGGCGCAGCCGGAATTGGCCGCTGTACTCCTGAGCCATGGAGGGCATGGGAAGCGGCCATCCTTCCGCCTCATGCGTCTCGATCGCCAACTCGACCGCAACGTCGAGCTCCGCCACCGCATCTGCGGGCGTATCGCCGAACGC encodes the following:
- a CDS encoding M56 family metallopeptidase, producing MPVVTFALGHWVGWAVAWLATWLLHGTLLLGAAWIASLVVRSPGARDALWKTALAGSLATATIFVATKHGVAPPAAEITRRVLVDRAHAQAPLRTALPPLPAPGPVVPPWAPEIALAVWLAGALAGLARLEAGRRRYWRAAGDRHAIADAEAADTLRRLRAAARVKRTIYLTAADGLEAPVAIGSAEICLPAAALAALTSAQRESVIAHELGHLVRRDPLWKVGMEIAAAVLWFQPLLRVARSQMAESAELLCDGFAVRVTGRRRPLVEALGVLAAAFRPRGVAAAGFGDRGSPLVRRASRVLDATRAPARPLPAILRGALAAAALAGTLAFSPGVAPPPPGDVRPAIRRLEAVGVALNAGRTDVARIAPGGFLRLDENRDGRRRELSVTRGADGRALYDYRENGAPQPFDAPARRWMTASLAARR
- a CDS encoding serine hydrolase — protein: MNRHLPLLLYAAAAATLAIPAAAQQPSPTPVAAVAPVPPAEAVRAVDEALARATAEGRFSGAVLIAKDGQPVFQRAYGMADRERRIANTLETRFNLGSMNKMMTAVAIAQLVAEGKLSFQDPVAKYIPGFPTPAAARKIRIEHLLTHTSGLGSYFNPRFFRERPATVAAILDVARQDTALAFEPGTGWRYSNTGFLLLGAIIEKVTGQDYYDYVRDHVFAPAGMTASSWPAASEPGWAREYAPARDGGGTFTADDQRRGSPAGGGVSTVGDLLRFSRALLSGRLVPAQYVQTLTTPKPELGSRSYGYGFGVTPRPLRIVGHNGGKPGVFANLDLYPEAGYTTVLLMNQGDGEVQGDYVELLREAVRRMAGVAPPAADGPSIPLPDTPAGRAAAALLETMRGGDTAAIRRFVAERMGERFQSRPWDRTLALFRRMRGDFGSGRVVAARATDGGIRVTLASPRGRFDLNLGVEPAPPHRIVDLSVEVSEDGDDAAPSAAPASPAAPAAAGPLDAAARRAVIDSIAGALVAMYPSADTGRAIGDRLRGRERDGAYASLATAEDFARAVTQDMRALNGDRHLGLVPAARVRAGRMRPDEEAERAGNYGIAESRVIGGDVGYLKLTGLSGSPNAPARLGEALRAMGPIRAMIIDLRGAPGGSGQMANAVISHFTAPNLPSLRVTNRMEGTTEVRNTLAEVPGPRRTDIPVYVLVDRGSASAAEDVPFVLQSLGRATIVGEKTAGAGRNNAMVPVGPGLVASVSYTRVADARTGREWEVVGVKPDLEVPPADALDAALRAARQRIGAPSRR
- a CDS encoding type II toxin-antitoxin system HicB family antitoxin; the encoded protein is MTKYSYAVRWSDEDEAYIAVCPDFPGLSAFGDTPADAVAELDVAVELAIETHEAEGWPLPMPSMAQEYSGQFRLRLPRSLHAELAQRAEIEGTSLNALALSYVAAGLGRVQGEAGARSPDSAARGSNAPARRRRAG
- a CDS encoding BlaI/MecI/CopY family transcriptional regulator: MKELHRLTELQVQVLEVLWTRGEATVAGVHDALEPSTGLARKTIGTLLFRLEQQGVIGHREDGREYVYAARVTREQVERATVGSVLGRLFRGDVAAMVSHALRTEEVRPGDVERLKEMLERWSAEREEP